The Periplaneta americana isolate PAMFEO1 chromosome 10, P.americana_PAMFEO1_priV1, whole genome shotgun sequence genomic interval GGTTCGAGATACAGGATGTAGGGTGGATGTTGTAAACCTCCCCAGCGAAACTCCTATAGAAGATCTGTTGTCCGCCAAGCCATATGGGCTGAACGATTACCATCAtttcttacacctcaagaaattcctgtccggtcAGCATTTTCAGTGACAAAGAGGTGCAGATGACTGCCAcacactggttctgatcccaAGCAGCAGACTTCTAAgacacaggaatacaaaagttgacctcacagtatgacaaatgtctcagttccagtggagaatatgttgaaaaatagttcaacaattgctgtatctgttccaataataaatctttccatgaaattgtgttttctttctctaaacagCCCCAGGGAATCTTACTTTCTGGACGTGCTTCGTATATAGTGATACCACCGTGACAGTTATTTTACAGCACTGGTAAAGGATTTCTGTTCCCTTGGCTTCCCTGTTGATAGCTCTACCTATATGACAGAGTACAAGAAATCCAAAAGTCCGACACTATTGTGAACATTGTAAAAGTCTTAAATCACAGTGAAAAGTGTCCTATTATCAAGGTCTCAGGAACTTAATATGCAGTTCATACTCAGCCATCACCAGAAACATGAGTCTCTCTTAGTTTGTCACCACTTTTCATTCCATATCTTCTTGTGCAGCTGCGTGGATCTTGACTCAGCAAGTCCTTgcgtttgttattaaaaatgacataaattatCGACTCTGCTGATTTGAAGTTGCAGCAGTGATCGTGAATGTGATAGTAATACGAAATTTTAATACCCATACACCAATTTCTTGCCGATTTCACTGATACTGAGTTAGAAGATCCCGTACAGCCTTTCCATTTGCTCTGTCATTTGTCATGTCATATGctgaaaaaatacagaaaaacaattcaataatgtaataataagaaTGCATCTGTATTGACTAGCAGCATGCAGCATCCTTTACAGAGGAAGTTTCTGACAGTACAAACAATTATTTGAAGACAATATCACTAATGTGTTAGAAAAGCTGTTGGCAAGGTAAAACTTGCCAGTTGGTTTTCTGTGCCTTCAGATATGGTCAATTAAAGATCTTTCTGGACTCCTGCCCAGTTTGTGAAACATGATCAACCAATCAATAGTTGACAGATCGATAAGTTAGAGGCTGTGATGTTCAAGAAACATGACAGAGATTTACCAGATCAACAAATTTAACAAATCAATAATACCAGGCagaataaaatattgttacagcTACTTAATTTCACTATAAGTTTAACAAATAGGTAGGCGTAAATTTGCCGTACTATAAATATGGTACCGgtaccttttttttaaataaatgtaaatggttGAATAAAAGCATAATATTCGACATTAGTAGGCACACTGAACCAACTTCTGGTACTAGCAAAGAGAGATCTTGGGGCAGAACAAGgagccttttttttttattttaatcttctgAAAGGTCTAAGAGAAGGAAAGCTAGAAACACATTGCAATCCCAAAACAAGGAGGAACTTTCCTTTCTCTCACAGATGAGGTTAAGAGATCAGTAAAAGAGAAATGCTGCTGATCTTGTCAAGGAAATTACAGATACCACATCAAGACATGCCACAAAAATGAAAAGAGTGTACATGTCACTGCCAAAAATCCTATTCCACTAAGTCCTGAGAAAGCTTCGGCTCTtattatgcaaaacaaattaaCTAAGCATCAATATTTATCAATTTGAAGAGCAGCAATTAATTGTAATGCAAACATATATCGCTCATTTGCTGCAACAGTGACAcatctaaaaaatttcaagtattttagtTGATAGTATAGAAAGAAGCATTATGTCATAACGATTCTTTCTGCACTTTCAACtcaaaaaattgccatttttgaGATGTGTCACTGTTGCAACAAATGAgcgatataggcctattctctGTACTGAAAAATTGTACAAGCAAAGGAAAACTGCTATCATCCTGAAAATTCCATAAAATTACAGACAACTCTGCCGAAATTCAATTACGacatttattatataaaactgtaaaacaactagcaataataatttaatcaaCCTTGTTAAATTACACACAGTccgaattagaaataaaattagaaacagTTCATAAATGGGAGTGTGATGAAAGCAGTGGGCAGAgtaattataaacaaatgcttCCGGGCGAGGACCATCACCACCATGACAGCAATTTATTTACCATTTCCATTGTaccaataaaattccttaccttaAAGACTGATgattaaaagttattattattattattattattattatttagcaaaATCCAAGCACATCTTCTACAAGGTACCCTAGACCAGTACATTTCCAGTTCAGTTATGTTAcacaggagaaaagttactaatttttgtCAAGATACACCCATTATAAtagggtagttcctcttacaaaaatgtaatgagagtttataaaaaaaaaatatgttatctgTAACTACTGCACAAAGTttgataaaaatttgtaaaataggagaaaaaattattgattttgtctaaattcatccATCTAATAAGATAGTTTCCTTTACACAAATGCAATGACAGtttatatacaaaacaaatatgttatccGTCACTACTGTATAAATTTTGATGAAAGTCTCTTtcatatgagaaaagttactaattttaccTAACTTCACCCCTATAATGAGGTAGTTTTTTTACACATACGTAATGAGAGTTTATATAtcaaacaaatatgttacctgtaactactgtataaagtttgatTAAAATCTGTTAGAAGAGTTgataattttatctaaattcaccccctataatatggtagtttttttttaacaaatgagagtttgtatacgaAACAAATATATTACCTATAACTACTgcataaagtttaattaaaatttgttagacaggagaaaagttattaattttggccAGCTAGATTTGTGTTTTGGACCACTGTGCTGCGGTGGCTAAGTGGTCAGGCCTTCACGcatgtggtccgggttcgatcccagtcaggtttgagatttttcattgaaaaatcgaTTGAGACACTTGTGGcaaacaaggtcgcagttggggttttactCAGGGGTTTTTCcccatttccccatattagatatctacataattccgtcaacatctcTATATTCCATTATAATTCCCATAACATTCCCCGAAAGCCAGCTGGCAATGCATGGAGAGGGCTGCCATAGGGACAAGTGGAGTTGCCTGCTAGAAACCTGGgtgcgcagcgaaccttagtgttgtcaattaatatttgaggagaaaaattcgctccggcaccggggatcgaacccgggtccttggttctacgtaccaagcgctctgaccactgagctacgccgaattcaatccacagcaccggagcttcctccttcaatgttaccctttgtggcctgactccaagttaggcatgtatgttgacgtatatgtctagtgtcaactgccattatactagagcgcactcagttgagtgacttatttggccgggattccgcagttatgatgcactgctagctgtgagaatattatggatttattaatttgtcctacagaataatctctgtaatgttgacaattaatattagaggagaaaaattcgctccagcgccggggatcgaacccgggtccttggttctacgtaccaagtgctctgatcactgagctacaccgaattcaatccacagcaccggatcgaatcttcctccttcaatgtttccttttgtggcctgactccaagttaggcatatatgttgacgtatatgtcagtggtgtatactggtttaagggcctgggctaccactgaccctattattacacaaaatatattttaaagtccctataataaaattccttacctatttatatatgaattccagacgtcttgattgggacgaaaatacgttgatgacttcgtcattgaaattacagttgggccgcttatgaagtttctgtagaaatgacttttcaatggacatcagtgccaagccggataaacgttcttgtgtatgagttgatctacagtaggattttattctcttcaacgcagaaaatgttctttctactgatgctgacgtagctggtattgtcacaattaatgttgccaatttaaggacttcaggaataacttggttcagctggttttcatatatggcagataatatttcatggataggtttgttcgaaaaatcaaagacttctgctgaatatattacacttaattcatttttcaaacgtacttgatcaaagtgactgttataggactgaaataatttgtttagtgcctcaatagggaagttttctctataagcagaaaatttttgagaatctagaagatatgtgaactgaagctttccataatcagaaaatctgttagtaatttccatgtgcatatgatctagtatgctgtagtacagctgcctgtatttcaattcatcatctccttttcttcgctttaatggtggttccattgtattggctgaagaattttcattttccatattactccatatggacggaaacccactacgtctgaactcgaatatactattttttaactttgatacctcttgcaagcagtatgctatgtctagactttttctctgaagaatattgtagagcacatctgtatgtgcgtacactctagcatagaccaagaagaaatatattctgaaactgtgtgaaaaaaaatacaaatatccttgagcctgcacaattacatcatcatcccagttttcttcagagtcattacaaatgatattttcaaagaaagcagtcagttgttctctgtattcctttactgtatttacaagccgagatgtaaaattgcatctagttggtgctacttttgggagtttctttttcataaattcttgagtttttctgatcttttaggagatgatgagaaaaatgcagctaaacccgacagtgttttgaaaaaaaatgcggcattctggaatggatgaagtagtttgttgcaaaactaaattgagaacatggctgtaacaatggacaaatagtgcttgaggatactttccttgaacttttgtttttaagccattaatatttcccgccataactgaagcaccatcgtatgtctgtgcaattaacttattgccgatattgtattctgctataacaccttccacatgctgaaaccaagcaacagcagttttgcccgaactgacatttgtgaatcctataaaccgttcttgaacattggcagtactatcgacgtatcttaaaacagtggacaattgactctgattagagcagtcacttgtttcatcaacaacaatggccgcaaaaggtgcttcttctatttcagattttatgttctttatcataaccccacttatagcaaatattaagtcattatgaattgcgggagaagtaccacgaaatactgttgaactctcaagatgattgggcagtaaatggtcaaattcacttaagcaacttaaatattcaatataatttcctctattgtctgattccacaccctcattatgatcccgaaaagccaattcttgttttcctagaaagcagactgcgttaataagacgcagtaaaatctcccgattttttttccacaggagcattgtgttggttgatatatagagctttttgcttatctagctgtaaatcaattcttgtcttcccaaagtttgcaaagttcatgctactacaaatgtgagcttttgatttgtcgtgttttaggactgccgttcgaagggagttgatattagaaaaccctcttttgaccacacattagtttcgcggctaaataacaaacatggccagcaaaatagtttagacagtttagaactaccacacaaccaattccacttaccatatgatgttgaagtgaaatggcgtgtgtactcacgctgtttttcttttacgtccatggacaaatttaactcaggagttggtctttccattttcacaatttgaacttcctcgttgtatgtacgacggttaaaaggcacttttaataaaccttctattacacagtcattttcaacacaaacctctccagaaacttgttctgccatatttttcacactatcacttaattaggaaattaaaaacttaataattcacaattaatatagctcttagacactcgaacaaatcacaaatttaaaatactgcactgcaagaacacaattacattcatgagctagcgtgctaagcgtattgttgcttcacGCCTGCGAAGAAActgatcacgagagcggcaactcacccgtcctacactgcacgatggaaacagaagagagcggggggatgggcagttgtgcgacaggacagcgtgcgcggtacggtcacaggctacctcatgtagcaagcggtttctccagtgatgccgccttgacaacttgtttcttttcgagagcagagagcgcatataaatctaacaattactttaattttaattactgtggtaaaactaataatacaaaattattacattatgttatattataaactttttcttttgtaatttccttgggctaccaccggtagcccgcaaaatacgcccctggtataTGTAtatgtcaactgtcattatactaggagcgcactcagttgagtgacttatttggccgggaggaagattcgatccggtgctgtggattgaattcggcgtagctcagtggtcagagcgcttggtacgtagaaccaaggacccgggttcgatccccggtaccggagcaaatttttctcctcaaatatgttgttgttgttgttgttgttgttatctaatgccgggctttggcaacgaagccattagcgttcttgctctccaatatttctctgtggtggatccatcaggtagaacttcacaggtttgtagatgatcttcagtcatattctcctcaaatattaattgtcaacattacagagattattctgtagaacaaattaataaatccataatattagtGTTGTCAGCCACTGTGGATTTGGGAATGTGCCTaacttgagggttagcacaatagatcttgaaaggtcgcagtgcttggTCATAGTGTCCCCTccaaaaattccattccatttccccTTCAGTCAAACTCCAGACCTAACAGCGAATATGAACATCACCCTGGATGACTGCCTGACTGCTGGGATGATAATGTGATAGTACATACCACAGCGTCCATTGATGTCTATGGACCTGGTGTCTGCACCCATCTGTAATAGAATTCTCACAGCTTCCAGTTGTCCAGCTCTAGCTGCACAGTGCAGTGGGGTGACATTCATGAATTTGGCCGGTATGTTGATGTCGCTGATGAGCTTGTTGTCACGAAGAAATTGTATGGTTAAACTATTGCCAGTCTGAGCAGCCAGGTGCAGACATGTTAGCCCCATGGCATCTGCTTCAGACGAGGATGCACCACAACGAAGAAGATGCTGTATAATGCAAAGATTTCCACCCTTACAAGCTTCCAGCAGGGGTGTTGATCCACAGTCATCACAGGAAGAGACCAGAGTTGCATTAGTATCCAGAAGCAGATGCACTATGTCTTCATGTCCATTCAGGGCTGAATGAGAAAGGGAACCATCAATATACagcgtgaaccgtaagtaatgtcattaatttccttgggatatttcaaacaaaaaagttcaatacagttttgctcgtttttacttccttttcgaaataaaaattgttttatatgaaatatttcatagcatgttttgggaaagacattgatttaatttccgcAATTGCCATGGCTCACTGGACTGAATGGAAACAAATGCTGTGTTCTTGATAAACGAATCACTACTGAAAAAGAATTAATTGAAATGCTACTGGGAGCTTACAAGTACCTCCTTGCCCTTGTGTTCTCAGTGACGTTTATGCTAATGTAAATATACAACTCAGCTGGTGATAAAGTATTAAGTTAACACACTGAAGGCATTCTTAATTACCAAAGTTAAGCAAATAAAATTCCCATGATTTATTCAATTTGTTGAAGGAGAATAAGAAACTTCTTATACAAATTCATCACCAAAACATAATATGTCCAATTGGAGTGTTATGAATGtgctgtaattttatgttttgcattatgagaaatgtaattttgttctgtttttgtaatttaggtatgtattattattattattattattattattattattattattattaatattattaagttattttacgacgttgtatcaacatctctggttatttagcatctgaatgaaatgaaggtgataatgcaagtgaaagtccacacctgtggagtaacagcgtgtctggctgcgaaaccaggtggcttggattcaattcccggtcagggcaagttacctggatgaggtttcttctggagttttccctcaacccaaaatgagcaaatgctgggtaactgtcagtgctggatcccggaattaattcaccggcgttatcaccttcatctcattcagaggctaaataacctaagatgctgataaagcgtcataaaataacctacctatcggtccaacaccgatagttatccagcattttctcatattgggtttagggaaaaccctggaaaaaacctcaactaggtaacttgcctcaaccaggattcaaacctgggccacctgctttcgtggccagacgtgctaaccattactccacaggtgtggactttaggtttgtgtgtgtgtgtgtgtgcgtgcatgctaAATCTTAAAGAGTGTTAATGTCTACACTTTGTTCACattatttagaattaaattaattaaatttatatttccagTACTGttacattctttatttattttattgggttattttacgacgctgtatcaacatctcaggtcatttagcgtctgaatgaaatgaaggtgataatgccggtgaaatgagttcagggtccagcaccgaaagttacccagcatttgctcgtattgggttgagggaaaaccctggaaaaaacctcaatcaggtaacttgccccgaccaggatttgaacccgggccacctggtttcgtggccagacacgctgaccgttactccacaggtgtgggtagTACCGGTACGGAATGTTGTATGACTAGGATAGGGAGTTTTCTGCGAAACTGTAACATTAGTAAGTTCCATGTAggtgagaataaattaacgttttttttttttttttttcagttaacaaaattaattgtaattttatttacaatgcATAACGTCTTGGTTTCATTGTTTAGCAAAGCCATAAACAAGCTCGTCTGCTCGTCTCTTATTTTTATGagactataaaagctaaatattttaatatttaaagttCAGTTCCCACATTATTTCATCAGCAGCAGTACtcaattgtaacattttaatctCAAACTCGAGGAGGGGCGACTGACCTACTCTGTCCACCCCCCTCCCAAATGATGCTTTTGGCACTATTAGCTATTGAATACACCGTATCCGACAATATAAACTCACAACTTGCTGATGCTAGATAGTAGCCTATCGGTAATTGTGAATTGAATAAAGAACTATGCATTTTTGTTGTTCTGCTGATTAGGAAATTCAACCCTGTCTGCCACATTGTTGAATACACTAACCTGCTACATGGAGAGGGTAACGACCATTGTTTGACTTGACATTCGCAAGTAATGGCTGTCCATCaagtaaaatctttgttatttcTACATCTCCATACTTGGCTGCAACATGAAGAGCAGTCCATCCATCTTTGTTTCTCAGGAATCTGTCAGCGTGGTTCTCGAGCAAAATTTTTACACACTTCTGAGCATGACATCCCTTCTTTGTGCTGGCCAACATTAAAGGCGTCCAGTCACTCCCTTTGAGTATATCTGTATCAGCTCCTAAAAACAAAAATCACGCAGTAAATCTCGTGCATAAAAAATTCTATGGGACCAGGACTTATTTTCATTATGGACACGATTCTGCTATTTCAATATTTTGCAAGAAACAGAATACACATGCAACTCATGTCTATATTAAAAATGGATTATTGATATAGTAGAAACtggtttatgattttttttttcagaataacaATTTAAAGTACTTCAATCAGATCCAGTTTTGAGCTTAACTTTCTTCCTTactgataattaaataagtaccagtactagtaattaatatttttttttttatataagtatGTCTATTCTTTCAACATGCGACATTAGCGATTAttgtaacaaatatttttaataatatactttattaggtaatcaaggcgttcaatctgaacttgagaacatgtacaatatgacttgaatgtcgtagcaacagatggcggtctgtatggtctgtgtgctaccataacctctatcgaactgtgttttgctggggcaagtcgtacgcagggtatttgttatcatcagttgcgtacggcatcattccacaacacaaatcaaatgctctgtgtccatgttgacagtcaaagttaatgtcaacaaatactgtacgtaagtaatcgtcttaaccctctccccatatcccgacagtaagaaaaaactcaccccagtacatgtttccaaacagttcatattcttgccactactggagttacggtacgtatcggtaagtactcttaagaatgaacgccgtacttgctaggcaacatCTCTGGCACGTAGGTAATACACctttgtggaagtgtaggaagattgaattgtctaggctcatctgctagccacatgacggcatacagcgagccatgacacactttgaactgaacacgcagtatttattctttaatatcattagtattattCATTAAGGCTAAATCTGTAGTTTCAAATATAAAATCTTTGCGAAAAATTTATAAGTACCGGTAGTCGATAGTGATGTAACTGCTCTATAATTCTTCAATTCCA includes:
- the LOC138707596 gene encoding ankyrin repeat domain-containing protein 16-like isoform X1 produces the protein MSLVEVVFPVCKSGSVTELSLILNATENPKTWTDCISKCGDNPLHIAARYGRIDLLKYMIDHWNAAAYVNQCNRLGKTPLHEAAQASQPSAVQFLLEHGADTDILKGSDWTPLMLASTKKGCHAQKCVKILLENHADRFLRNKDGWTALHVAAKYGDVEITKILLDGQPLLANVKSNNGRYPLHVAALNGHEDIVHLLLDTNATLVSSCDDCGSTPLLEACKGGNLCIIQHLLRCGASSSEADAMGLTCLHLAAQTGNSLTIQFLRDNKLISDINIPAKFMNVTPLHCAARAGQLEAVRILLQMGADTRSIDINGRCAYDMTNDRANGKAVRDLLTQYQ
- the LOC138707596 gene encoding ankyrin repeat domain-containing protein 16-like isoform X2 — translated: MIDHWNAAAYVNQCNRLGKTPLHEAAQASQPSAVQFLLEHGADTDILKGSDWTPLMLASTKKGCHAQKCVKILLENHADRFLRNKDGWTALHVAAKYGDVEITKILLDGQPLLANVKSNNGRYPLHVAALNGHEDIVHLLLDTNATLVSSCDDCGSTPLLEACKGGNLCIIQHLLRCGASSSEADAMGLTCLHLAAQTGNSLTIQFLRDNKLISDINIPAKFMNVTPLHCAARAGQLEAVRILLQMGADTRSIDINGRCAYDMTNDRANGKAVRDLLTQYQ